Proteins encoded in a region of the Dreissena polymorpha isolate Duluth1 chromosome 6, UMN_Dpol_1.0, whole genome shotgun sequence genome:
- the LOC127835372 gene encoding transforming growth factor-beta-induced protein ig-h3-like isoform X2 — protein sequence MGKITLVFILLCICVVLSVARPRRRPGAGHERKWGHGRLEGHGRHASPSFDPFMGPHSSETSDSSEEWGRPQRGMKHHGFGNRFEIGPGMFGLGFGGEFGLPKFELDLDWGNFDDQDDQNWWEGPNVCYTQSEKLENVTEITSHFRFHSVICDVSDTTYKCSNTRHTPRGKMVLTEVYECCVGFTRKPEEFGCQEEVPLSSIPDLLETLGLTELTSLLGSVGLSSEVLASDNNNFTVFAPSNEVLAKFVLPALQRHGGVDVMKDIGSVEIVSQEISDSVIEDTRNILLGHVAVGRLTSSRLTDDMIVETASPLKSSIRINTYEQPKKLVTANCKPITSTDNIAINGVVHVVSDVLMPVTSSLLDIVKKNPELSFLKTVLGSSHRAATLREPGSYTLFAPTDAAFKKHADLLNRLLGDDKCMGNILQNHLLPNVICSSVIEGRAQTKNSLGRALQMSRDKDNKLYVEGAQIIVKDLMATNGVIHVIDDVIIPDESLNILELASKKNYSEFFKLVERAGLKKDLALAENITVFVPSNEAVKSLPAKVLAEVMSDVELLKKTLKYHVVPDLFACRGLYNNKLLDTLEGTSLRINEYSTFPFGREWLQTVQCASFEAETIKGCNGNILVVNKVGTGSVIASYVASRSSEMF from the exons ATGGGTAAAATAACACTCGTGTTTATATTGTTGTGTATCTGTGTAGTACTGAGTGTCGCGCGACCCCGACGACGCCCCGGGGCTGGCCACGAGAGGAAATGGGGCCATGGACGATTGGAAGGCCATGGGAGACACGCGAGCCCGTCTTTTGACCCTTTCATGGGTCCCCATTCGAGTGAAACGTCGGATTCGTCCGAAGAGTGGGGCCGACCACAGCGGGGCATGAAGCATCACGGATTCGGGAATCGGTTTGAAATCGGCCCTGGAATGTTTGGCCTAGGATTTGGTGGAGAATTCGGCCTACCAAA GTTTGAGCTGGACCTCGACTGGGGAAACTTCGATGACCAGGACGACCAAAACTGGTGGGAGGG ACCGAATGTGTGCTACACTCAGTCGGAGAAATTAGAGAACGTCACAGAAATCACGTCGCATTTCCGGTTTCATTCGGTCATCTGTGACGTCTCAGACACTACGTACAAATGCTCCAACAC ACGTCACACCCCGCGGGGCAAGATGGTGCTCACGGAAGTGTACGAGTGCTGTGTGGGCTTCACACGCAAACCCGAGGAGTTCGGCTGCCAGGAAG AGGTACCCCTGTCCAGCATACCCGACCTCCTCGAGACGCTTGGGCTCACGGAGCTGACCAGTCTACTGGGAAGTGTGGGGCTTAGCTCGGAAGTCCTGGCTAGTGACAACAACAACTTCACCGTATTCGCACCTAGCAACGAGGTCCTCGCTAAGTTCGTCCTGCCTGCATTGCAACGCCATGGG GGCGTGGACGTGATGAAGGATATCGGCTCGGTGGAGATTGTGTCGCAGGAGATCAGCGACTCTGTCATCGAGGACACGCGCAACATCCTGCTGGGTCACGTGGCCGTGGGGCGTCTGACGTCATCACGCCTGACTGACGACATGATCGTGGAGACCGCCAGTCCGCTGAAGTCCTCTATCCGGATCAACACATACGAGCAGCCGAAAAAG CTGGTGACGGCGAACTGCAAGCCGATCACGAGCACAGACAACATCGCCATCAACGGCGTCGTGCATGTGGTCAGTGACGTGTTGATGCCAGTCACGAGCTCCTTACTAGATATTGTCAAAAAGAACCCTGAACTCAGTTTCCTCAAGACAG TCCTCGGCTCCTCCCACAGGGCGGCCACGCTGCGAGAGCCCGGAAGTTATACATTATTTGCACCTACGGACGCCGCATTCAAGAAACACGCGGACCTGCTCAACCGTTTACTCGGTGACGACAAATGCATGGGCA ACATACTGCAGAATCACCTTCTACCAAACGTGATCTGTTCGTCTGTAATCGAGGGTCGCGCACAGACGAAAAACTCGCTCGGTAGAGCGCTGCAGATGTCACGTGACAAGGATAACAAGCTGTACGTAGAGGGCGCTCAGATCATCGTCAAGGATCTCATGGCTACGAACGGCGTTATTCATGTCATTGATGACGTCATCATACCGGACGAAT CGCTGAACATCTTAGAGCTGGCCTCGAAGAAAAACTACAGCGAGTTTTTTAAGCTGGTGGAGCGAGCCGGGCTCAAAAAAGATCTCGCGCTCGCGGAGAATATCACGGTGTTTGTGCCTAGCAACGAGGCTGTTAAG TCTTTGCCAGCAAAGGTTCTAGCTGAAGTGATGTCAGACGTTGAACTACTTAAAAAGACATTGAAATACCACGTGGTTCCCGACTTGTTCGCATGTCGGGGGCTGTATAACAACAAGCTGCTTGACACGTTGGAGGGAACCAGCCTAAGAATCAACGAGTACTCCACC